The Paenibacillus mucilaginosus 3016 genome includes the window TCGTTCCAAATGACGGCAGGGTATGGGCTCTGGATGTTCCCGTCGTGTTCACCGCTTACCGGATCTGGGTGAATCAAGTCGAAGCAGCAAGCTCCGGTACGGTGGGGCAGTCAGCCAAAAGCGCGGTGCCGGCAAAATATCCTCAGGTTGTTTATCTCCCGGGCACAGGGCAAACCTCGCTCCATATCGTCATACAAGTGTCCAATTATGAGAACTATCGAGGGGGGCTGGTATATAGACTGTATCCGCAAGATGGGAGCAGGAGATTCAAATCCCTCCTTACTTGGGTGTGCAGCGCGTTTGGATTGTTCATCATGGCAGGAAGCATTCAACTGGTTACCGAGGCTCTGCTCTTTCTTCAGCTGTTTATTTTATTCACTGCGCTCTACATGTGCGCGGTATTTATCAGGGCGGTGAGTAGACGGAGGGAAGGGGCGCTTGCCGCCGTTGCCGGGGCCATGGTCCTTGGAGCAGCTATCATGAATGATGTGCTCTACCTTCGCGGATTAGTGCACACTGGTAATTTCACAACTTTGGGATTGTTCGTCTTCATTTTTGCGCAGAGTTATTTATTGTCCAGCGGCTTTGCGAAAGCATTCTCTTCCAGCGAGGAGCTCGCCGGCAAATTGATCCACTTGAATGCTTCGCTCGAAGAAAAAGTAAGGCAGCGAACACGGGCCTTGGAACAGGTTAATAAGTCTCTGGAGAGAATGACTTTAGCTGACGGATTAACGGGAATTTCCAACAGGAGACATTTTGATATCGCGGCGGAGAGGTTATGGGAGACCTCAATAGAGAGCGGCACACCCATGTCAGTGCTTCTGATGGATATTGATTTCTTTAAACTATATAATGACACCTACGGTCACCTACAGGGAGACGAGTGTCTCAAGGAGGTTGCACGTACGTTATTAGCTTCTGCCAATTCCGACTGCGAGTTGATTGCAAGGTATGGGGGCGAGGAGTTCGCCGTACTGATGTCCGGTAATCAGAAGGAGGCGGGCAGGGTAGCTGATCTATTGACTACCCGGATTAGGGAGCTTAATCTGCCTCATAAGAATGCGAAGCAGGGGATTGTGACGATCAGCTGCGGAACGTCAACTTGCTCTCATGGTGAGTACGCTTCCCTCTTGGCATTGATCAGGGCCGCGGATGAAGCGTTGTATACCGCCAAGAAACAGGGACGAAACCGTTATGTCCAAGCGGAAATGGTTGAGGGCGTGGAAGGTACAGGTCCGGTGGACAAACTTGAATAAACCAACACGCAAGCTGTTGACGGAGGAGGAATCCGTTCCATCAGCTTGTTTTGTGTTTCATTCGAATAGTGGTTGAATTATGATCTTCGCCGGAGCGAGCTTAGGACTTACGGGGTACCGGAGATGCAGGGAATTGGGTGAAAATGCCAATATATTTAACCTCTTCTGTCAAAGGTATCAGCGTATGCTTCTCAATCGAATCGAAGTAGAGGCTGTCGCCCGGCCTCATAGTGTACTCTACATTTCCGACTTTGTAGCGCATTTCTCCTTCCAAAATATAGATGAACTCTTCACCGACATGGCTGTATACATTCTGACTGTCTTGATCTTCTTTACGTATGACAAATAGAAAGGGCTGCATCAGCTTGTCACTGCGTTCCACGGCAAAGGTGAAGAAAGAGTAGCCCTTCTCGGTTTTCACCATGCGGCTGTCGCTGGCCTCCTTCGGCGTGAATACGGTGCCGGACTGCTGTTCATCATCCAGCAGGATGGAGATTTTGGTGCCGAGCGCATCGGCAATTTTCAGGAGGGTGGATATCGGTGGGACGGTTTTCCCGTTCTCTATTTTCGAAAGCAAGCTTTTGGAAAAATTGCAGATGCTGGCGATTTCATCCAGACTGCGGTTTTGCTCTTTTCTCAGCTTCTTGATTTTATCCCCAAGATTCATGGCTCAATCCCCTAAATAAACATCGATTCTAACAAAGTTTATCATAACTAAACAAAGTTAACCAAGTCAACGATTGAACAATTCAACAATGTTTAATATAATGAAAAAATATTGAAGAAATATGTGATCTTAGACCAATTTAAAGGGGATGAACCGTTTTGGCTACCGTGATGAATTTGTCGGATGAAAAACATGTTCTGGATATGGATTGGGGGAAGATTCAATGGCTGTGCGGTCAAGAGATCGATCCAGAGTGTGAAATGACCCTTGGCATGGTGTACATCAATGCAGGTGTTGAAAATCCGAGACATTATCATCCGAACTGCGAGGAATATATCTTTGTGCTCTCCGGGGAATGCGATCATACTTTGGGGGATGAATGCTACCATTTGAAGCCGGGCATGATGCTGCGAATTCCGAGAGGCGTCCCGCACAATGCCTCAGTAACCACTTGGGAGCCCTGTCGCATGATGATTATGTATTCTGCACCGGATCGTCAAACCATCGGCGAGTAGCAGGGGGTTAGAAGAAAAGGGGTGAATGCGTGGAGCCAAAAATTACGATGCTGAACAGTATGGGAGGGGGCGACTTTACTGCTGCGATGGATCAGTTTGTGAGGTGGGGGCTTGACGTTGTCGATCTGAAAGACGGCATCTATGGGAAGTCTATCGGAGATCTCACCGAGGAAGAAACGGATACAGCCGCGCAGGCGCTTCAAGAGCGGAATTTATCCGTCTACTGCTTTTCGACCGGGCTCTTTTACGAGGATATCGAGTACGGGGAGCAGCATTTCCGAGACCGGCATCTAGGAATGCTCGACAACATCCTAAGATCAGCCCAGAAGCTGCGGCCCTTGATGATCCGTCTGCTCGCCGCCCAAACGGCACAGCGGGACCATATTGTGAATAGTACCGATTATATTCGGGAGTGTGCGCCCTGGGTGTTTGAAGTGTATCGTGAAGCGATCGATCGGATCCATGACGCCGGCTTTCAGGTGACCATCGAAAATGAAGCGCATGCCTGCATATGGGCATCCCCGCAGGAAGTGGTGTCATTCTATCAGGAGCTGGATCGAAGCGGCAGGGTTCATTTTACATGGGATGTGCAAAATTTGTGGCAGATGGGGACATTTCCCTCGCTGTCCGTTTATAACGAGCTCAGACCGTTAATTGGATTTCTTCACCTGAAGGGTGGACAGGTCCGAGGGGCCAGCTCCGAGCTGGTTTGGAAGTCTGCCTTGGAGGACGCCTCCTGGCCGGTGGAGCAGATTACACGTCAAGCTATCGCGGATGGGGTGAGCCCGGTGATTTGTCTGAACCCTTCACACGGACAGCCTAAGGAAGGGTACGATTACAATAACCTGACGGAACGGGACCTGTTGTATCTGCGTTCAATCATATGGAAAGAGGTATCGAGTTGACCTACCAAAGAGAGTTTAAGCAGCGACTGTCTGTTGCAGTAATCGGTGCCGGCAATCATGCCTATCGGAATATCATTCCATGCTTACATCATTTGCCGGTGAGGCTGCAGGCCATTTGCGACCTTAACGAGGAATTAGCCCGCGAGACTGCCGGCCAGTTTGGTTGCAGGGCCTATATGAATCCCGCGGATCTGTTTGAGCAGGAGGAGCTTGATGCTGTATTTTTATGCGTATCTCCAAAGCTCCACCCGTATTTGGCTATGGAGGCGTTTGAAGCGGGAGTCCACGTCTGGATGGAGAAGCCGGTTTCAATGAGGGCTTACGAGGTTGAACGGATGATCGAGAAGCGAAGTGGCCTTGTATCCGTAGCAGGCTTCAAGAAAGCATTCATGCCTTCGACAGAAAAAGCGATCGAGATCGCTCATTCCGATTCGTACGGAAACCTGCAGTCGATGCTGGCTGTATATCCCATGAGCATTCCGGATCATGGACGTGAAGTGCTGGAGAGCGGACAATTTACCGACTGGCT containing:
- a CDS encoding cupin domain-containing protein — its product is MMNLSDEKHVLDMDWGKIQWLCGQEIDPECEMTLGMVYINAGVENPRHYHPNCEEYIFVLSGECDHTLGDECYHLKPGMMLRIPRGVPHNASVTTWEPCRMMIMYSAPDRQTIGE
- a CDS encoding helix-turn-helix domain-containing protein, translated to MNLGDKIKKLRKEQNRSLDEIASICNFSKSLLSKIENGKTVPPISTLLKIADALGTKISILLDDEQQSGTVFTPKEASDSRMVKTEKGYSFFTFAVERSDKLMQPFLFVIRKEDQDSQNVYSHVGEEFIYILEGEMRYKVGNVEYTMRPGDSLYFDSIEKHTLIPLTEEVKYIGIFTQFPASPVPRKS
- a CDS encoding GGDEF domain-containing protein gives rise to the protein MAWNAYTLGDEKLGSYGSATYELQVLVPNDGRVWALDVPVVFTAYRIWVNQVEAASSGTVGQSAKSAVPAKYPQVVYLPGTGQTSLHIVIQVSNYENYRGGLVYRLYPQDGSRRFKSLLTWVCSAFGLFIMAGSIQLVTEALLFLQLFILFTALYMCAVFIRAVSRRREGALAAVAGAMVLGAAIMNDVLYLRGLVHTGNFTTLGLFVFIFAQSYLLSSGFAKAFSSSEELAGKLIHLNASLEEKVRQRTRALEQVNKSLERMTLADGLTGISNRRHFDIAAERLWETSIESGTPMSVLLMDIDFFKLYNDTYGHLQGDECLKEVARTLLASANSDCELIARYGGEEFAVLMSGNQKEAGRVADLLTTRIRELNLPHKNAKQGIVTISCGTSTCSHGEYASLLALIRAADEALYTAKKQGRNRYVQAEMVEGVEGTGPVDKLE
- a CDS encoding Gfo/Idh/MocA family protein, producing the protein MERGIELTYQREFKQRLSVAVIGAGNHAYRNIIPCLHHLPVRLQAICDLNEELARETAGQFGCRAYMNPADLFEQEELDAVFLCVSPKLHPYLAMEAFEAGVHVWMEKPVSMRAYEVERMIEKRSGLVSVAGFKKAFMPSTEKAIEIAHSDSYGNLQSMLAVYPMSIPDHGREVLESGQFTDWLGNGVHPLSLMLAVGGDVEAVTVHHSRSGRGVCLLDFAGGAVGNFHMASGPHPIERYSFYGNNWHLEIENSLRVTLQRGIPHEYNKTWNYVPEGTDTGAIVWEPQNHLATLENKALFTQGMYGEMKYFCDCILEGRQPQRGSLEFALKLMKVYEAALLSNGKTIAIS
- a CDS encoding sugar phosphate isomerase/epimerase family protein, with amino-acid sequence MEPKITMLNSMGGGDFTAAMDQFVRWGLDVVDLKDGIYGKSIGDLTEEETDTAAQALQERNLSVYCFSTGLFYEDIEYGEQHFRDRHLGMLDNILRSAQKLRPLMIRLLAAQTAQRDHIVNSTDYIRECAPWVFEVYREAIDRIHDAGFQVTIENEAHACIWASPQEVVSFYQELDRSGRVHFTWDVQNLWQMGTFPSLSVYNELRPLIGFLHLKGGQVRGASSELVWKSALEDASWPVEQITRQAIADGVSPVICLNPSHGQPKEGYDYNNLTERDLLYLRSIIWKEVSS